In Hemitrygon akajei chromosome 9, sHemAka1.3, whole genome shotgun sequence, the following are encoded in one genomic region:
- the LOC140732726 gene encoding immunoglobulin lambda-1 light chain-like, which yields MSCWVRVVSTLVFTAIYINAEVAMNQPPSKSTSLGQTVQIPCTMSGTSLGSSYVSWFQQIPGKVPRYLFWYNSGSSINRGSGVPNRFGGSISGDTATLTISSVQSEDAADYYCDVWINNVIIFGKGTRLGIGNPQSPAVTVLRPSTEEITGKGTATLVCLVSRFNPGAVGIEWTVDRRTKSDGVETSPVLQDTDNTFSVSSYLTLPASEWSSHERYSCVVKHEALANPFVATIERSSCI from the exons ATGTCTTGCTGGGTTCGTGTGGTCAGTACTCTGGTGTTCACTGCAATTT ATATCAACGCAGAAGTTGCAATGAATCAACCACCTTCGAAATCCACATCTCTGGGGCAGACCGTCCAAATACCCTGCACCATGTCTGGAACATCTTTAGGAAGTAGCTATGTTTCCTGGTTCCAGCAGATTCCCGGAAAAGTTCCTCGGTATCTGTTCTGGTATAATTCGGGGAGCAGCATTAACAGAGGCTCCGGAGTTCCGAACCGTTTCGGCGGCTCAATATCCGGCGACACGGCAACATTGACAATATCGAGCGTCCAGTCGGAGGATGCGGCAGACTATTACTGTGATGTGTGGATAAATAATGTTATCATCTTCGGCAAAGGAACGAGGCTGGGAATTGGCA ATCCTCAGAGCCCCGCTGTCACCGTCCTCCGGCCTTCAACAGAAGAAATTACGGGAAAGGGCACAGCGACACTGGTGTGTTTGGTGAGCCGTTTTAATCCGGGAGCTGTCGGCATTGAATGGACCGTGGACAGACGTACGAAAAGCGATGGCGTTGAGACGAGCCCTGTCCTTCAGGACACGGACAACACGTTCAGTGTGAGCAGTTACCTGACTCtgccagcctcagaatggagcTCACACGAGCGTTACTCCTGCGTGGTTAAACACGAGGCTCTAGCAAACCCGTTTGTAGCAACGATCGAGAGATCCAGCTGTATCTAA